Proteins found in one Holophagales bacterium genomic segment:
- a CDS encoding cytochrome c3 family protein translates to MTDRVMTESFSRLRAGFVLLLVILAAFALANTAAAKPPTDDDCLACHSEAMGKGKKAPQKALAGSIHGEAGLSCVDCHADLAKIKELPHAEKLKAVSCSSCHDGMAEKHVFHPMMAADPEAIACQDCHGGHDVVKASDPKSPVAGAAVHKVCATCHDAEVNLYEASAHGAASAAKVAAAPDCLNCHRTRLVTAAEGAPAATAKQAQEKLCLSCHLDSADVRARVAPSAGFIAKYEQSVHGRALLAGNEKAANCVDCHGAHTVRKKTAAGTGPTPLDIEKICGRCHTEIDKVFAKSAHGKALARGVREAPTCTTCHGEHGILKADDPNSPVAAANVSQKVCTPCHSSLRLSEKYGIESDRFQTFEESFHGLAVRGGQVDVANCASCHGSHDILPSSDPASKVSKENLVKTCGECHPGAGARFAQGKIHVDASSKTEEPVLWWIGFIYAGLIVGTIGGMFGHNLLDFVKKARHQHHVRHGLVEVEPAPHRLYLRMTLEERLQHGALALSFIVLVITGFQLRFPDSWWVTALRDVGGDAVNYRSLVHRIAAVVMTLASIYHLYYVIFTARGRQLVKDLWFKLKDARDLFDMLRYNLGLTPVKPKLDRFSYIEKAEYWALIWGTLVMAGTGAAMWLDNSFMNLFGKLGYDVARSIHYYEAILATLAIIVWHFYFVMFNPDSYPMNTAWFTGKLSHREMEEEHPLELERILEEEEKERAKAEMAAEEKDKA, encoded by the coding sequence GTGACCGACCGCGTTATGACTGAATCGTTTTCCCGGCTCCGTGCCGGGTTCGTCCTGCTCCTCGTCATCCTCGCGGCCTTCGCACTGGCGAACACCGCGGCCGCCAAGCCGCCGACCGACGACGACTGCCTCGCCTGCCACTCCGAGGCGATGGGCAAGGGGAAGAAAGCTCCCCAGAAGGCGCTCGCCGGCTCCATCCACGGCGAAGCAGGTCTCTCCTGCGTCGACTGCCACGCGGACCTCGCGAAGATCAAGGAGCTCCCTCACGCCGAGAAGCTGAAGGCCGTCTCCTGCTCGTCCTGCCACGACGGCATGGCCGAGAAGCACGTCTTCCACCCGATGATGGCCGCGGACCCCGAGGCGATCGCCTGCCAGGACTGCCACGGCGGGCACGACGTGGTGAAGGCGTCCGACCCGAAGTCGCCCGTGGCCGGGGCCGCCGTCCACAAGGTCTGCGCCACCTGCCACGACGCCGAGGTGAACCTCTACGAGGCGTCCGCCCACGGCGCCGCCTCGGCCGCGAAGGTCGCGGCTGCCCCCGACTGCCTCAACTGCCACCGGACCCGCCTCGTCACCGCGGCCGAGGGCGCCCCGGCCGCCACGGCGAAGCAGGCCCAGGAAAAGCTCTGCCTCTCCTGCCACCTCGACAGCGCGGACGTCCGCGCCCGCGTCGCCCCGAGCGCCGGCTTCATCGCGAAGTACGAGCAGAGCGTGCACGGGCGCGCCCTCCTCGCAGGAAACGAGAAGGCCGCGAACTGCGTCGACTGCCACGGCGCCCACACCGTCCGTAAGAAGACGGCGGCCGGGACCGGGCCGACCCCCCTCGACATCGAGAAGATCTGCGGGCGCTGCCACACGGAGATCGACAAGGTCTTCGCGAAGAGCGCCCACGGGAAGGCGCTCGCCAGGGGCGTCCGCGAGGCGCCGACCTGCACGACCTGCCACGGCGAGCACGGCATCCTGAAGGCCGACGACCCGAACTCCCCCGTCGCCGCCGCGAACGTCTCGCAGAAGGTCTGCACCCCCTGCCACTCCTCGCTCCGCCTCTCCGAGAAGTACGGCATCGAGAGCGACCGCTTCCAGACGTTCGAGGAGAGCTTCCACGGCCTCGCGGTCAGGGGCGGCCAGGTCGACGTCGCGAACTGCGCGAGCTGCCACGGCTCCCACGACATCCTCCCCTCCTCCGACCCCGCCTCGAAGGTGAGCAAGGAGAACCTCGTCAAGACCTGCGGCGAGTGCCACCCCGGCGCCGGCGCGCGATTCGCCCAGGGGAAGATCCACGTCGACGCCTCTTCGAAGACGGAGGAGCCGGTCCTCTGGTGGATCGGCTTCATCTACGCGGGCCTGATCGTCGGCACGATCGGGGGCATGTTCGGCCACAACCTCCTCGACTTCGTCAAGAAAGCCCGCCACCAGCACCACGTCCGCCACGGACTGGTCGAGGTCGAGCCCGCGCCGCACCGGCTCTACCTCCGCATGACGCTCGAGGAGCGCCTCCAGCACGGGGCGCTGGCCCTGAGCTTCATCGTCCTCGTCATCACGGGCTTCCAGCTCCGCTTTCCCGACTCGTGGTGGGTCACCGCGCTCCGGGACGTCGGCGGCGACGCCGTCAACTACCGGAGCCTCGTCCACCGGATCGCCGCGGTCGTCATGACGCTGGCGTCGATCTACCACCTCTACTACGTCATCTTCACGGCGCGCGGCCGCCAGCTCGTCAAGGACCTCTGGTTCAAGCTGAAGGACGCCCGCGACCTCTTCGACATGCTCCGGTACAACCTCGGCCTCACTCCCGTGAAACCGAAGCTCGACCGCTTCAGCTACATCGAGAAGGCCGAGTACTGGGCCCTGATCTGGGGCACCCTCGTCATGGCCGGCACCGGCGCGGCCATGTGGCTCGACAACAGCTTCATGAACCTCTTCGGCAAGCTCGGCTACGACGTCGCCCGGTCGATCCACTACTACGAGGCGATCCTCGCGACCCTGGCGATCATCGTCTGGCACTTCTATTTCGTGATGTTCAACCCCGACTCCTACCCGATGAACACCGCCTGGTTCACGGGCAAGCTCTCCCACCGCGAGATGGAGGAGGAGCATCCCCTCGAGCTCGAGCGGATCCTCGAGGAGGAGGAGAAGGAGCGCGCGAAGGCCGAGATGGCCGCCGAGGAGAAGGACAAGGCCTGA